In a genomic window of Roseiflexus castenholzii DSM 13941:
- a CDS encoding Tm-1-like ATP-binding domain-containing protein: MTRTVVLVGALDTKGREFAFVRDLIAQRGLQTLVVDFGVMGEPAFPPDIARAEVAAAGNGDLSVLADGHHKDEAMRVMAEGLAKVVRRLYDEGRLHGILGMGGSGGTSIATAAMRTLPVGVPKVMVSTVGGGDVSAYAGTKDIMFLPSVVDVAGINRISRAIYSNAAGAISGMVSMEMPQATEDAPLIVASMFGNTTAAVDNARSMLEAAGYEVLVFHATGTGGRAMEGLIADGYITASLDITTTELADEVCGGVLSAGPERCLAAARAGIPTVLVPGCVDMANFWGIDTVPEQYRDRKLYRWNPNVTLMRTNVEENVRIGELLARAANESRGPVAVLIPLKGVSMLDSPGGDFWDPEADRACFETIKHHLKPDVPYIEIDANINDPAFSNQVAQTLLDLIAQTGRTGQEA; encoded by the coding sequence ATGACCAGGACTGTCGTGCTTGTCGGAGCGCTGGACACGAAAGGCAGAGAGTTCGCTTTTGTGCGTGACTTGATTGCGCAGCGCGGACTACAAACGCTGGTGGTGGATTTCGGAGTGATGGGTGAGCCGGCATTTCCACCCGACATCGCGCGGGCTGAGGTGGCGGCAGCAGGCAATGGCGACCTGTCCGTGCTGGCGGATGGTCATCACAAAGACGAAGCCATGCGGGTCATGGCGGAAGGGCTGGCGAAGGTCGTGCGACGTTTGTACGATGAAGGCCGGTTGCACGGCATTTTGGGCATGGGTGGATCGGGCGGCACATCAATCGCAACGGCAGCCATGCGCACACTGCCGGTGGGTGTGCCCAAAGTGATGGTTTCGACCGTTGGCGGCGGCGATGTCTCTGCCTATGCGGGCACAAAGGACATTATGTTCCTCCCGTCGGTGGTGGATGTGGCGGGGATCAATCGGATCAGCCGCGCCATCTACTCCAATGCCGCCGGCGCTATCAGCGGCATGGTCAGCATGGAAATGCCACAGGCGACAGAGGACGCGCCGCTGATTGTCGCGTCGATGTTCGGCAACACGACGGCTGCTGTAGACAATGCGCGCAGTATGCTCGAAGCAGCGGGGTACGAAGTGCTCGTCTTTCACGCTACCGGCACGGGGGGGCGGGCGATGGAAGGACTGATCGCCGATGGCTATATCACAGCGTCGCTTGACATCACAACAACCGAACTGGCTGACGAAGTGTGTGGCGGGGTATTGAGCGCCGGACCGGAGCGATGCCTGGCGGCGGCGCGCGCCGGCATTCCGACGGTGCTGGTCCCCGGCTGCGTCGATATGGCCAACTTCTGGGGCATCGATACTGTTCCTGAACAGTACCGCGATCGCAAACTATACCGGTGGAATCCGAACGTCACCCTGATGCGCACCAACGTCGAAGAGAATGTCAGGATCGGCGAACTGCTCGCTCGCGCAGCGAACGAGTCTCGCGGTCCTGTCGCTGTGCTAATCCCGCTCAAGGGCGTCTCGATGCTGGACAGTCCCGGCGGCGATTTCTGGGACCCAGAAGCGGATCGCGCCTGTTTCGAGACGATCAAACATCATCTGAAACCGGATGTGCCATACATTGAGATTGACGCAAACATCAATGATCCGGCATTTTCGAACCAGGTCGCCCAAACCCTGCTGGACCTGATAGCACAGACCGGTCGGACCGGTCAGGAGGCATAA
- a CDS encoding flavin reductase family protein, giving the protein MTVQTDGATVAPVPFDSRQFRATMGKFATGVTIVTTYHEGQSHGMTANSFLSVSLDPPLVLVSVATRARLHALLAPGCRYGVSVLTDDQEALSRHFAGRPIEGLHIPFVWQRGVPLIDNALAHVVAQVVDAHPAGDHTLYIGQVEYLASRDGPPLLFFAGKYGRMETVSDAGAEGPFWYLW; this is encoded by the coding sequence ATGACTGTACAAACCGATGGAGCGACAGTTGCGCCTGTACCGTTCGACTCGCGCCAGTTTCGCGCGACCATGGGCAAATTCGCCACCGGCGTCACCATCGTAACAACCTATCACGAGGGGCAGTCGCACGGCATGACGGCGAATTCGTTTCTGTCGGTATCGCTCGATCCGCCGCTGGTGCTGGTATCGGTCGCCACGCGCGCCCGCCTGCATGCGCTGCTGGCGCCAGGTTGCCGCTATGGCGTGAGCGTACTGACGGACGATCAGGAGGCGCTCAGCCGCCACTTTGCGGGTCGCCCGATCGAGGGGTTGCACATCCCATTCGTCTGGCAACGCGGCGTGCCGCTGATTGACAATGCGCTGGCGCACGTCGTTGCGCAGGTGGTCGATGCGCACCCGGCAGGCGACCATACCCTGTACATCGGGCAGGTCGAATACCTTGCCAGCCGCGACGGACCGCCGCTGCTCTTCTTCGCCGGCAAGTACGGACGGATGGAGACGGTCAGCGACGCCGGTGCGGAGGGTCCGTTCTGGTATCTCTGGTAG
- a CDS encoding ATP-binding protein gives MRRQRCALDLHVQPFTPSETNYFLEQALEREAISADTLEDIRRYAGGMPLFLREAAESLRDAHHPKKRGLTGLRGSLRMRLRDIGERNRQMLEAAAILGFSFADDELQQMLGWTLSAYASALDDLHARRLLIDTVTHGADDYAFSHHLIHDIILTDIPAERAVILHKQAARSLETVHAGQRGYAARIAAHYEMARCAQTAAHFWLEHARESTDLAAFEYALESIARAETLLEGASRDVRELRAQAAMQHGTIALYQGESSLSLSLLRDVVDVSREFPALYIQALVAHSYALYTCDRAEAAHAVASQALELALSLHDAPNAVRALNLRGVSALMLGRVREAVDDLQRACTLTDQMQQDDVDVRGTMKRMSFASLGALRGCWLP, from the coding sequence ATGCGCCGCCAGCGCTGCGCGCTCGATCTGCATGTCCAGCCGTTTACGCCGTCCGAGACGAACTATTTTCTGGAGCAGGCATTGGAACGCGAGGCGATCAGCGCCGATACGCTCGAAGACATCAGACGGTATGCTGGAGGCATGCCGCTCTTTCTGCGCGAAGCGGCTGAGAGCCTGCGCGACGCGCATCATCCAAAGAAGCGCGGACTGACGGGACTGCGCGGCTCGCTCAGAATGCGCCTGCGCGACATCGGTGAGCGCAATCGGCAGATGCTGGAAGCAGCGGCGATCCTGGGGTTTTCATTCGCTGATGACGAATTGCAGCAGATGCTCGGCTGGACTCTGTCGGCGTATGCGTCGGCGCTGGACGATCTGCATGCCCGACGACTGTTGATCGATACCGTCACCCATGGCGCTGACGATTACGCCTTTTCGCACCACCTCATCCACGACATCATTCTGACCGACATTCCTGCCGAACGCGCCGTCATCCTGCACAAACAGGCCGCCAGGAGCCTGGAGACGGTGCATGCCGGTCAGCGTGGGTACGCCGCCAGGATCGCAGCGCATTATGAGATGGCGCGCTGCGCGCAAACCGCTGCACATTTCTGGCTGGAACACGCCCGTGAGAGCACTGACCTGGCAGCCTTCGAGTATGCGCTGGAGTCCATTGCGCGCGCCGAGACGCTCCTCGAAGGAGCGAGCCGTGATGTGCGCGAACTCCGGGCACAGGCCGCCATGCAACACGGCACCATTGCGCTGTATCAGGGAGAGTCCTCCCTGTCGTTGTCGCTCCTGCGCGACGTCGTTGACGTGAGCCGTGAGTTCCCGGCGCTCTACATCCAGGCGCTGGTTGCGCACTCCTACGCGCTCTATACCTGCGACCGCGCCGAAGCAGCGCACGCCGTCGCGTCGCAGGCGCTCGAACTGGCGTTGTCGTTGCACGATGCGCCCAACGCTGTGCGCGCGCTCAATCTTCGCGGCGTCAGCGCCCTCATGCTGGGACGGGTGCGCGAAGCCGTCGATGACCTGCAACGCGCCTGTACGCTTACCGATCAGATGCAGCAGGACGACGTCGATGTCCGAGGAACCATGAAGCGCATGTCCTTCGCGTCCCTTGGCGCCCTTCGTGGTTGCTGGTTGCCGTGA
- a CDS encoding type 1 glutamine amidotransferase domain-containing protein, with translation MRLSGKRIAILLAEGVEDLEFYVPMMRLQEEGAEVVAAGLDLRPVRGKNGLEITPTTTIAELRADDLFALVLPGGWAPDKLRRYRAVTDLVQAMHAAGKVIGIICHGGSIAISAGIVGGRRATGSLGIKDDLINAGATWVDEAAFRDENLVWGRVVADIPAFCRELVAALVEQV, from the coding sequence ATGCGACTCTCTGGGAAGCGCATTGCAATTCTGCTGGCGGAAGGCGTCGAAGACCTCGAGTTCTATGTGCCGATGATGCGATTGCAGGAAGAAGGCGCCGAGGTTGTGGCGGCCGGTCTGGATCTGCGCCCGGTGCGCGGGAAGAATGGGCTGGAGATCACGCCGACGACGACGATTGCTGAACTGCGCGCTGATGATCTTTTCGCACTGGTGCTGCCCGGCGGTTGGGCGCCGGATAAACTCCGCCGCTATCGGGCGGTGACCGACCTGGTGCAGGCGATGCATGCGGCCGGCAAGGTAATTGGAATCATCTGCCACGGCGGATCGATTGCCATCTCGGCGGGAATCGTCGGTGGTCGTCGAGCAACCGGCTCGCTCGGTATCAAAGATGATCTGATCAACGCTGGCGCCACCTGGGTCGATGAAGCCGCCTTTCGCGACGAGAACCTGGTCTGGGGACGGGTGGTCGCCGACATCCCCGCCTTCTGCCGCGAACTGGTGGCGGCGCTGGTCGAACAGGTATAA
- a CDS encoding BTAD domain-containing putative transcriptional regulator — protein MESIAPPLRIVLLGDIRLEAGEARTNLQRESLRRLMTHLALQPRQPLPRKQLAFTLWPDNDPADALANLRRHLHLLRSLLPPIAREWLVVSTQHIVWNAPPECQVDVHAFEREWTTLHEMEAAAELYRGDLAPGIDTDDDILVRREALRQRYLLLLKSLVRAWMDRSDWSRAWRWARLLVSHDPWDEEAVRLAMTAAALTGSRTAALDMYCALARDLERELHVQPAPETTALYHDILHHRLARSMTPDRSSKAPLFIGRDDELQQLVDLMRSAAQGRGRIVFVSGQPGVGKTTLVQEAVRRFGAMDGTSEPRVF, from the coding sequence ATGGAATCGATTGCACCCCCTCTTCGCATCGTTCTCCTGGGTGATATTCGCCTCGAAGCCGGAGAAGCGCGCACGAATCTGCAACGCGAGAGCCTGCGGCGGTTGATGACCCATCTTGCGCTTCAGCCGCGCCAGCCGCTTCCCCGCAAACAACTGGCGTTCACCCTCTGGCCCGACAATGATCCGGCTGACGCGCTGGCAAATCTGCGCCGTCATCTCCATCTGCTCCGCTCCCTCCTGCCCCCTATCGCTCGTGAGTGGCTGGTTGTTTCAACTCAACATATCGTCTGGAATGCGCCGCCTGAGTGTCAGGTCGATGTGCATGCCTTCGAGCGGGAATGGACGACGCTGCACGAGATGGAGGCGGCGGCTGAACTCTACCGCGGCGACCTGGCGCCCGGCATCGACACAGACGATGATATTCTCGTTCGGCGCGAAGCGCTGCGCCAGCGGTACCTGCTTCTGCTCAAATCGTTGGTGCGTGCCTGGATGGATCGCAGCGATTGGAGTCGTGCATGGAGGTGGGCGCGCCTGCTGGTGTCACATGACCCCTGGGACGAGGAAGCGGTGCGGCTGGCGATGACCGCAGCGGCGCTTACGGGCAGTCGCACCGCAGCGCTCGATATGTACTGCGCGCTGGCGCGGGACCTGGAACGGGAGTTGCACGTCCAGCCGGCGCCGGAGACAACCGCCCTCTATCACGATATTCTCCATCACCGTCTGGCGCGTTCCATGACGCCTGATCGCTCCTCGAAGGCGCCCCTCTTTATCGGTCGGGACGATGAACTTCAGCAACTGGTCGATCTGATGCGTAGCGCCGCGCAAGGACGCGGGCGGATCGTCTTCGTTTCCGGGCAACCCGGCGTGGGAAAGACCACGCTGGTGCAGGAGGCGGTACGACGGTTCGGCGCTATGGACGGCACGTCGGAGCCGCGCGTGTTCTAG
- a CDS encoding phosphoenolpyruvate hydrolase family protein: MAFTREEILRRLHAQIAAGRPIVGAGAGTGISAKFAEAGGADIIIIYNSGRYRMAGRGSLAGLLPYGDANGIVVEMASEVLPVVKQTPVLAGVCGTDPFRLMPVFLKQLREIGFSGVQNFPTVGLIDGNFRANLEATGMGYDKEVEMIHLAHQMDMFTSPYVFDADQAREMTRAGADQLVAHVGLTTSGSIGAGVALTLDEAIAKVMEIAEAGRQVRSDIIVICHGGPFDEPDQVGVALKRMPGIAGFFGASSIERLPTERAIRAQVEAFKSLSLAS, from the coding sequence ATGGCATTCACTCGCGAAGAAATCCTCCGGCGCTTGCACGCACAGATTGCGGCGGGCAGGCCTATCGTCGGCGCTGGCGCCGGCACAGGCATCTCTGCCAAATTTGCAGAGGCAGGCGGGGCAGACATCATCATCATCTACAACTCAGGGCGATACCGCATGGCTGGGCGCGGATCGCTTGCCGGATTGCTCCCCTATGGCGATGCGAATGGTATCGTGGTCGAAATGGCGAGCGAAGTGTTGCCGGTTGTGAAGCAGACGCCGGTGCTCGCCGGCGTGTGCGGCACCGATCCGTTTCGCCTGATGCCGGTGTTCCTCAAGCAACTGCGCGAGATCGGTTTTTCCGGGGTGCAGAACTTTCCCACGGTCGGCCTGATTGACGGCAACTTTCGCGCCAACCTGGAAGCCACGGGCATGGGGTACGATAAAGAAGTCGAGATGATCCATCTGGCGCATCAGATGGACATGTTCACCTCACCCTACGTCTTCGATGCCGATCAGGCGCGGGAAATGACGCGCGCTGGCGCGGATCAACTGGTGGCGCATGTCGGGCTGACCACGTCGGGCAGCATTGGTGCAGGTGTGGCGCTGACCCTCGATGAGGCGATTGCAAAGGTTATGGAGATTGCGGAAGCCGGACGACAGGTGCGTTCGGACATTATCGTCATCTGTCATGGCGGTCCGTTCGATGAGCCCGATCAGGTCGGCGTTGCCCTGAAGCGTATGCCAGGGATTGCAGGATTCTTCGGCGCATCGAGCATCGAGCGCCTGCCAACAGAACGCGCCATTCGCGCTCAGGTCGAGGCGTTCAAGAGCCTGTCCCTGGCGTCATAA
- a CDS encoding choice-of-anchor Q domain-containing protein, with protein sequence MKRTTLRLLSALLVLLFKLTIANASTPLSGGGVVNSGTLTVRNSTFSNNTAGSGGGIVNLSSGTLTVSDSTFSNNTANTGGGIDNAGGTLTVTNSTFSGNVATSTGGGGIWNSGALTLTNSTVSGNNANNSDGGGIANFGTLIVDRMTFANGSAAAGGGIANFSGGTLLVSDSAFTGNSASTGGGGIANYGGATASVTNTTFFTNTATGASGGGGLWNSGTLSVNNSTFSANSATNGGGGIRIAGGSATLRNTLIANSASGGDCVGTLSGTNNNNLIEDTGANACGLTDGANGNIIGVDPNLGALTGSPAYFPLTASSPALNEGDNASCAATNQRGVFRPQGGRCDIGAFEMVFVSLPLVVR encoded by the coding sequence ATGAAACGTACTACTCTTCGGCTTCTCTCCGCATTGCTGGTTTTGCTCTTCAAACTGACCATTGCCAATGCCAGCACCCCATTGAGCGGAGGAGGCGTTGTCAATTCTGGCACGCTAACCGTGAGGAACAGCACCTTCTCGAACAACACAGCAGGCAGCGGCGGCGGCATTGTCAATTTGAGCAGCGGCACGCTGACCGTGAGTGACAGCACTTTCTCTAACAACACAGCAAACACCGGCGGCGGCATCGACAACGCTGGCGGTACACTGACGGTGACCAACAGCACCTTCTCCGGCAACGTCGCTACCTCAACTGGCGGCGGCGGCATCTGGAACAGCGGCGCGCTGACGTTGACCAACAGCACCGTCTCTGGCAATAACGCGAACAATAGCGATGGCGGCGGCATCGCCAACTTCGGGACGCTCATCGTGGACCGCATGACCTTTGCGAATGGCAGCGCCGCCGCCGGCGGCGGCATCGCCAATTTCTCTGGCGGTACGCTGCTGGTGAGCGATAGCGCCTTCACCGGCAACAGCGCCTCGACCGGCGGCGGCGGCATCGCCAATTATGGCGGGGCCACGGCGTCAGTCACCAACACGACCTTCTTCACCAACACCGCCACCGGCGCTAGCGGCGGCGGCGGTCTCTGGAACAGCGGCACGCTCTCGGTCAATAACAGCACCTTCTCCGCCAACAGCGCCACAAACGGCGGCGGCGGCATCCGCATCGCTGGCGGCAGCGCGACGCTCAGGAACACCCTCATCGCCAACAGCGCGAGCGGCGGCGATTGTGTCGGGACGCTGAGCGGCACGAACAACAACAACCTCATCGAAGACACCGGCGCGAACGCCTGCGGTTTGACCGACGGCGCGAACGGCAACATCATCGGCGTCGATCCCAACCTCGGCGCGCTGACCGGCTCACCCGCCTACTTCCCACTCACTGCGAGCAGCCCGGCGCTCAACGAGGGCGACAACGCCTCCTGCGCCGCCACCAACCAGCGCGGCGTCTTCCGTCCACAGGGAGGCCGGTGTGACATCGGGGCGTTCGAGATGGTGTTCGTGTCGCTGCCCCTTGTGGTTCGATAA
- a CDS encoding aldehyde dehydrogenase, whose amino-acid sequence MQSPSFHVQHYIGGAFVEGTRRFEIFYPATNEIIGTAPEGRAEEVDAAVQAATHAFAAWSRAGAAERRRVLKAFADAIRAHAEDLERIETWDVGRPIRENRAGYVQRLAANIEFFADFAVTHGSEAYPMDSGYINYVLRQPVGVAALITPWNVPMLQATWKIGPALAFGNTVVLKPAELTPIGAWKLAQIAHSAGLPPGVLNVVHGFGPESAGALLTQHPGVQLISFTGESTTGKIIMGAASHTLKRLSFELGGKGANIIFADADLDRAVAISLRSSFFNQGEFCLAGPRLLVERPIYDEFLQRFIAATQQLRVGDPMDPETTVGALIAPEHLQRVRSYIDIARGTQAEIVLGGDQPDLPAPFNRGNFLNPTIIVGVQPQDRVCQEEIFGPVVTVAPFDGEEEALAIANGVAYGLSAVVQTRNLGRAVRVAGAIDAGTVWINDFFVRDLRVPFGGMKQSGIGREGGHYSLEFFTEAKTVCLSNQ is encoded by the coding sequence ATGCAATCCCCTTCATTTCATGTGCAACACTATATCGGCGGCGCATTTGTCGAAGGAACGCGCCGTTTCGAGATTTTCTACCCGGCGACGAATGAGATCATCGGCACTGCGCCGGAGGGTCGCGCAGAGGAAGTCGATGCCGCAGTACAGGCGGCGACACACGCCTTCGCCGCGTGGAGTCGCGCCGGCGCTGCCGAACGGCGCCGGGTGCTGAAGGCGTTCGCCGATGCAATTCGCGCGCACGCTGAAGACCTCGAACGGATCGAGACGTGGGATGTCGGCAGACCAATCCGCGAGAACCGCGCCGGGTATGTGCAGCGTCTCGCCGCCAACATTGAGTTCTTCGCCGATTTTGCCGTGACCCATGGCAGCGAAGCCTATCCCATGGACAGCGGCTACATCAATTATGTGCTGCGCCAGCCGGTTGGCGTGGCGGCGCTGATCACTCCCTGGAATGTACCAATGCTCCAGGCAACGTGGAAGATCGGTCCGGCGCTCGCCTTTGGCAACACGGTCGTCCTCAAACCCGCCGAATTGACGCCGATCGGGGCGTGGAAACTGGCACAGATCGCGCACAGCGCCGGTCTGCCGCCGGGGGTGCTCAACGTTGTCCACGGGTTTGGTCCTGAGTCGGCAGGCGCGTTGCTGACGCAGCACCCCGGCGTGCAGTTGATTTCGTTCACCGGCGAGAGCACGACCGGCAAAATCATCATGGGCGCGGCATCGCACACCCTCAAGCGCTTGTCGTTCGAGTTGGGCGGCAAGGGCGCCAACATCATTTTCGCCGACGCCGACCTGGATCGCGCCGTGGCGATCAGCCTGCGCTCTTCCTTTTTCAACCAGGGAGAGTTCTGCCTTGCCGGTCCACGGCTGCTGGTCGAGCGCCCGATCTACGACGAGTTCTTGCAGCGGTTCATCGCCGCCACGCAGCAGTTGCGCGTCGGCGATCCGATGGATCCGGAGACGACCGTGGGGGCGTTGATTGCGCCGGAGCATCTCCAGCGCGTGCGCAGTTACATCGACATTGCGCGTGGCACGCAAGCAGAAATCGTCCTCGGCGGCGATCAGCCCGACCTGCCGGCGCCATTCAATCGCGGCAATTTCCTCAACCCGACGATCATCGTCGGCGTTCAGCCGCAGGATCGCGTCTGCCAGGAAGAAATCTTCGGTCCAGTTGTGACGGTGGCGCCGTTCGACGGCGAGGAGGAGGCGCTTGCGATTGCCAACGGCGTCGCGTATGGTCTCTCGGCGGTCGTGCAGACGCGCAACCTGGGACGCGCCGTGCGGGTTGCCGGCGCCATCGACGCTGGCACCGTCTGGATCAACGATTTCTTCGTGCGCGACCTGCGCGTGCCATTCGGCGGCATGAAGCAGAGCGGCATTGGGCGCGAAGGCGGGCACTACAGCCTTGAGTTTTTCACGGAGGCGAAGACGGTATGCCTGAGCAACCAGTAG
- a CDS encoding tautomerase family protein encodes MPLLEVLYAGEEPLQPERKRAFAREAVAIFQEVLGTPPGRLRLVIHHLHPDDSLGLLADDEADAEP; translated from the coding sequence ATGCCGCTCCTTGAAGTTCTTTATGCTGGCGAAGAGCCATTGCAGCCAGAGCGAAAACGCGCCTTTGCGCGCGAAGCAGTCGCCATTTTTCAAGAGGTGCTGGGCACGCCGCCAGGCAGGCTGCGCCTGGTCATCCACCATCTGCACCCAGACGATAGCCTGGGGTTGCTGGCGGACGATGAGGCGGATGCAGAACCATAG
- a CDS encoding tautomerase family protein translates to MLVLRVTMVEGRTDEQRAALMRRLSECAARHFDKSLEEVRLVIYEIPKTHWGVGGRSLAEREGTSHGTER, encoded by the coding sequence ATGCTGGTATTGCGGGTGACAATGGTCGAAGGGCGCACAGACGAACAGCGTGCCGCGCTGATGCGTCGTCTTTCGGAGTGCGCGGCGCGTCACTTCGACAAGTCGCTGGAAGAGGTTCGCCTGGTGATCTACGAAATCCCCAAGACCCACTGGGGTGTTGGAGGGAGGTCACTGGCAGAGCGTGAAGGAACGAGCCATGGAACTGAGCGCTGA
- a CDS encoding FixH family protein has protein sequence MQTLSYNVTLTLEERRVGEHPAIISIERREGAQPGPIESVSIVPMMRQHGMASPEVIAQPLPDGRYRADGLLFSMDGDWQIEVYIDRSDAREIATFQVRVWP, from the coding sequence GTGCAAACCCTGAGTTATAATGTCACCCTGACGCTCGAAGAACGCCGTGTCGGAGAGCACCCCGCCATTATCAGCATCGAGCGCCGTGAAGGTGCGCAACCGGGACCAATCGAATCGGTCAGCATCGTACCGATGATGCGGCAGCATGGTATGGCATCGCCGGAAGTCATCGCCCAACCGCTGCCGGATGGCCGCTACCGCGCTGATGGGTTGCTCTTCTCGATGGATGGCGACTGGCAGATCGAGGTCTATATCGACCGCAGCGATGCGCGGGAGATCGCAACGTTTCAGGTGCGGGTGTGGCCCTAA
- a CDS encoding 2-keto-4-pentenoate hydratase, which yields MELSADALALLEDIRQARADRCVIASRGNARRVTLAEAYAIQAALGEEQPIKGYKLGLISPAKQQQMGITAPVYGRIFPAMMLESPIRLSRFIQPRVEPELAAVLCAPLAPDAAPGAAAAAIGGWFLGVDMLDSIWDGYRFSVAEVVADNSSGGGFLLGARMIDHPPDGVLRLYLNGTLRTEGDMRSLGDLYERLCWLATMTGGLRAGQIIFFGSPAAATPAEPGVLEVIGPDADCLIVRLENE from the coding sequence ATGGAACTGAGCGCTGATGCGCTGGCGCTATTGGAAGACATTCGTCAGGCGCGCGCGGATCGCTGCGTGATTGCCAGCCGTGGAAACGCGCGCCGGGTGACGCTGGCGGAGGCGTATGCCATTCAGGCGGCGCTGGGGGAAGAGCAGCCGATCAAAGGGTACAAACTGGGGCTGATCAGCCCGGCAAAGCAGCAGCAGATGGGCATCACCGCACCGGTCTACGGGCGCATCTTCCCCGCGATGATGCTGGAAAGCCCGATACGCCTCAGCCGCTTCATTCAGCCACGGGTTGAACCGGAACTCGCTGCTGTGCTGTGTGCACCGCTGGCGCCAGATGCTGCTCCTGGCGCAGCAGCGGCGGCGATTGGTGGATGGTTTCTCGGCGTTGACATGCTGGACAGCATCTGGGACGGGTACCGTTTCAGCGTCGCCGAAGTCGTCGCCGACAACAGTTCGGGCGGCGGATTTTTGCTCGGCGCGCGCATGATCGATCACCCGCCAGACGGCGTGCTACGCCTCTACCTGAATGGAACATTGCGCACTGAGGGAGATATGCGCTCCCTCGGCGATCTGTACGAACGCCTGTGCTGGCTGGCGACCATGACCGGCGGTTTGCGCGCGGGTCAGATTATCTTCTTCGGCTCACCGGCGGCAGCGACGCCGGCCGAACCGGGGGTGCTGGAGGTGATCGGACCAGACGCAGACTGCCTGATTGTGCGATTGGAGAATGAGTGA
- a CDS encoding 2-keto-4-pentenoate hydratase: MPEQPVGGEDIDAIARRLDNAWEQRQPLAPLSASMALTPEHAYAIQSRWTDLRLARGERVIGRKIGLTSRAIQQQLGVNEPDYGSLWASRYFPLAGGRVDVPADLFVQARVEGELAFLIGRPLREPGVTLHDVLAATDAIAAAIEIVDSRIADWRITLVDTVADNASYGGFTLGPWSRALRSVDLRTVGMLLHHNGEPAVQGIGAAALGHPARAVAWLANKLIAFGINLEPGDIVLSGSLGPAIPMRTGDLFTLEIHGQPPLSMRFV, from the coding sequence ATGCCTGAGCAACCAGTAGGTGGGGAGGACATCGACGCGATAGCGCGTCGACTCGATAACGCCTGGGAGCAGCGCCAACCGCTGGCGCCGTTGAGCGCGAGTATGGCGCTAACGCCAGAACATGCGTATGCCATTCAATCGCGCTGGACCGACCTGCGCCTGGCGCGCGGCGAGCGCGTCATCGGGCGCAAGATCGGGTTGACCAGCCGCGCCATCCAGCAACAATTGGGGGTCAACGAACCCGACTATGGCAGCCTCTGGGCATCGCGCTACTTCCCGCTGGCTGGCGGGCGCGTCGATGTGCCGGCAGACCTGTTCGTGCAAGCGCGCGTCGAAGGGGAACTGGCGTTTCTCATCGGGCGTCCGCTGCGCGAGCCGGGTGTGACTCTGCACGACGTTCTGGCAGCCACCGATGCAATCGCCGCCGCCATCGAGATCGTCGATAGCCGCATCGCCGACTGGCGCATCACACTGGTCGATACCGTTGCCGATAATGCTTCATATGGCGGTTTTACGCTGGGACCCTGGAGTCGCGCCTTGCGCTCTGTTGATCTGCGCACGGTAGGCATGCTGCTGCACCACAACGGCGAACCCGCCGTCCAGGGGATCGGCGCGGCGGCGCTGGGGCACCCGGCGCGCGCCGTCGCCTGGCTGGCAAACAAACTGATCGCATTCGGCATCAATCTCGAACCCGGCGACATCGTTCTCTCTGGCTCACTTGGTCCCGCCATTCCTATGCGCACCGGCGATCTGTTCACGCTCGAAATTCACGGGCAGCCGCCGTTGAGCATGCGATTCGTATAA